A genomic window from Polaribacter gangjinensis includes:
- the rplQ gene encoding 50S ribosomal protein L17, with product MRHGKKINHLGKKTAHRKSMLANMACSLIEHKRINTTLPKAKALRVFLEPIITKSKSDSTHNRRIAFAVLRDKYAVTELFKEISVKIADRPGGYLRIIKLGNRQGDNAAMAMIEFVDYNEIYNPKGAKAKKTTRRGRSKKAAAPQVETIATEEKSEE from the coding sequence ATGAGACACGGAAAAAAAATAAATCATTTAGGAAAAAAGACAGCTCACAGAAAATCAATGTTGGCTAATATGGCTTGTTCTCTTATTGAGCACAAACGCATCAATACGACTTTACCAAAAGCAAAAGCTTTGAGAGTATTTTTAGAGCCAATCATTACAAAATCAAAATCAGATTCTACTCATAATAGACGTATTGCTTTTGCAGTTTTACGTGATAAATATGCTGTAACTGAATTATTTAAAGAAATCTCTGTAAAAATTGCAGACAGACCAGGAGGTTACCTACGTATTATTAAATTAGGAAACAGACAAGGTGATAATGCTGCAATGGCTATGATTGAATTTGTTGATTACAACGAAATTTACAATCCAAAAGGAGCAAAAGCTAAGAAAACTACACGTAGAGGAAGAAGCAAAAAAGCTGCTGCACCACAAGTAGAAACAATTGCAACTGAAGAAAAATCAGAAGAATAA
- a CDS encoding DNA-directed RNA polymerase subunit alpha yields the protein MAILNFQKPDKVIMIESTDFKGKFEFRPLEPGFGLTVGNALRRVLLSSLEGFAITSLRIDGVEHEFSTVSGVVEDVTEIILNLKQIRFKKQIDETDRETVSINISGQEQLKAGDLQKFISGFQVLNPELVICNMDKSVKLNAEITIEKGRGFVPAEENKKPGAPIGTIFTDSIYTPIKNVKYSIENFRVEQKTDFEKLVFDIDTDGSINPKEALTEAAKILIHHFMLFSDERITLEADEIAQTETYDEESLHMRQLLKTRLIDMDLSVRALNCLKAAEVDTLGDLVSFNKSDLMKFRNFGKKSLTELEELVIVKGLSFGMDLAKYKLDRD from the coding sequence ATGGCAATTTTAAATTTTCAAAAACCTGATAAAGTAATCATGATCGAATCTACCGATTTTAAAGGTAAGTTCGAATTTAGACCTCTAGAACCTGGATTTGGTTTGACTGTAGGAAATGCTTTAAGAAGAGTTTTATTATCATCTTTAGAAGGTTTTGCAATTACTTCATTAAGAATTGATGGAGTTGAACACGAATTTTCTACTGTAAGTGGTGTTGTTGAAGATGTTACAGAAATCATTTTGAATTTAAAACAAATACGTTTTAAAAAGCAAATAGATGAAACAGATAGAGAAACAGTTTCAATAAACATTTCTGGTCAAGAACAATTAAAAGCTGGTGATTTACAAAAATTTATTTCTGGTTTTCAAGTTTTAAATCCAGAGTTGGTTATTTGTAATATGGATAAATCTGTAAAATTAAATGCAGAAATTACCATTGAAAAAGGTAGAGGTTTCGTACCTGCTGAAGAAAACAAGAAGCCAGGTGCTCCAATCGGAACTATTTTTACAGATTCTATTTACACACCAATCAAAAACGTAAAGTATTCAATTGAAAACTTTCGTGTTGAACAAAAAACGGATTTTGAAAAATTAGTATTTGATATTGACACAGATGGTTCAATCAATCCAAAAGAAGCATTAACAGAAGCTGCAAAAATTTTGATTCACCATTTTATGTTATTTTCTGATGAGCGCATTACTTTAGAAGCTGATGAAATTGCACAAACAGAAACATATGATGAAGAATCATTACACATGCGTCAATTGTTAAAAACAAGATTAATTGATATGGATCTTTCTGTTAGAGCTTTAAATTGTTTAAAAGCTGCAGAAGTTGATACTTTAGGAGATTTAGTATCATTTAACAAAAGTGATTTAATGAAGTTTAGAAACTTTGGTAAAAAATCTTTAACAGAACTAGAAGAACTAGTAATTGTAAAAGGTTTAAGTTTCGGAATGGATTTAGCAAAATATAAATTAGATAGAGATTAA